The Mycolicibacterium duvalii DNA window CGGCGAGGCCGGACAATCGGTCGAGATCGATGCGAGCGATTTCCCCCATGGCTCATGCTGGCAGGTGCCGCAGCGCCGGCGCCCCGGTTATCCACAGGGGAGAAGTCCGCGGTGTCGGACACCACACCGGGCAGGCAACCAGTAGTCTCGATGAGGTGCAGCGACGAATCATGGGCATCGAGACGGAGTTCGGTGTCACCTGCACGTTCCACGGCCATCGCCGGCTCAGCCCCGACGAGGTCGCCCGGTATCTGTTCCGCCGGGTGGTGTCGTGGGGCCGCAGCTCGAACGTCTTCCTCCGCAACGGTGCGCGCCTGTATCTCGATGTGGGCAGCCATCCCGAATACGCGACCGCCGAATGCGACAACCTCGCCCAGTTGGTCACCCACGACCGCGCTGGTGAGCGGGTCCTCGAGGACCTGCTGATCGACGCCGAGCAGCGGCTGGCCGACGAGGGTATCGGCGGCGACATCTACCTGTTCAAGAACAACACCGATTCGGCCGGCAACTCCTACGGCTGCCACGAGAACTACCTGATCGTGCGGGCCGGGGAGTTCTCCCGGATCTCCGATGTGCTGCTGCCGTTCCTGGTCACCCGCCAATTGATCTGCGGCGCGGGCAAAGTGCTGCAGACCCCCAAGGCGGCGACGTTCTGTCTGAGCCAGCGCGCCGAACACATCTGGGAGGGCGTGTCGAGCGCGACCACCCGGTCGCGGCCGATCATCAACACCCGCGACGAGCCGCACGCCGACGCGGAGAAGTACCGGCGTCTGCATGTCATCGTCGGTGACTCCAACATGAGCGAGTCCACCACGATGCTCAAGGTCGGCTCGGCGTCGCTGGTTCTCGAGATGATCGAGGCCGGGGTGGCGTTCCGTGACTTCTCGCTGGACAACCCCATCCGGGCCATCCGCGAGGTCAGCCACGACCTGACCGGGCGGCGGCCGGTGCGCCTGGCCGGCGGTCGCCAGGCCAGCGCCCTGGACATCCAGCGCGAGTACTACACCCGCGCGGTGGAGTATCTGCAGACCCGGGAACCGGACCCGCAGATCACCCAGGTCGTCGACCTGTGGGGCCGACAGCTCGACGCGGTAGAGAGTCAGGATTTCGCCAAGGTCGACACCGAGATCGACTGGGTGATCAAGCGCAAGCTGTTCCAGCGCTACCAGGATCGCTACAACATGGAGCTGTCCGATCCGAAGATCAGCCAACTCGATCTGGCCTACCACGACATCAAGCGCGGTCGCGGGGTGTTCGATCTGCTGCAGCGCAAGGGTCTTGCCGCCCGGATCACCACCGACGAGGAGATCGAAGCCGCGGTCAACACCCCGCCGCAGACCACCCGCGCCAAGCTGCGGGGCGAGTTCATCAGCGCCGCGCAGGAAGCCGGCCGCGACTTCACCGTCGACTGGGTGCACCTCAAGCTCAACGACCAGGCCCAGCGCACCGTCCTCTGCAAGGATCCGTTCCGCTCGGTCGACGAACGGGTCAAGCGGCTCATCGCCAGCATGTGACGGGCGGCGCGCTGGAGATCACTGTCCAGCCCGGCCGCCGACGCGCTCTAAGCTCGTAGCCGTGGCGGTGTCCAAAGTCGAACGATTGATGAACCTCGTCATCGCGCTGCTGTCCACGAACACCTTCATCACCGCCGAACGGATCCGCGAGACGGTGTTCGGCTACAGCGAGAATGCCAGCGACGAGGCATTCTCCCGAATGTTCGAGCGCGACAAGAACGAATTGCGCGACCTGGGCATCCCGTTGGAGACCGGCCGGGTGTCGCCGTCGGACCCGACCGAGGGGTATCGGATCAACCGGGAGGCCTACGCGCTGCCGGCGGTCCGGCTCACCGCCGACGAAGCCGCCGCGGTGGCGGTGGCCACCCAGCTGTGGGAATCGCCCGAGCTGATCACCGCGACACAGGGCGCGCTGCTGAAGCTGCGGGCCGCCGGCATCGACATCGACGCGGTCGACGAGTTGGGCGTGACGATCACCTCCACGGCCGCGTTGCCGGGGTTGCGCGGCTCCGAGGATGTGCTCGGCATGCTGCTGTCGGCCATCGATTCCGGTCACGCGGTGCAGTTCCCGCATCGGCCGTCGCGCAGCGAGCCGTACGTCACCCGCACCGTGGAGCCGTGGGGCGTCGTCACCGACCGGGGCCGGTGGTACCTCGTCGGCCACGACCGCGACCGCGACGCGGTGCGCACGTTCCGGCTGTCGCGCATCGGCGCCGACGTCGCCCTGATCGGCGAGCCGGGCGCGGTGCGCAAACCGGCTGAAGTCGACCTGCGGGAGATCGTCGCCCGGGTGGTGGGCGAGTGGCCCGACGCGGGGCAGGCCCGAGTGTGGGTCGCCGCCGACCGCGCGCTGGCTCTGCGCCGGCACGCCATCGCGACGAGCCCGCGGACCCTGGGCGGCCGTGCCGGTGACGAGTTGACCGTCGAGGTGGGGATGTTCGACCGCCTCGCGCGCGAGGTGGCCAGCTACGGAGCCGACGCGATCGTGCTCGAACCCGAGGCGTTGCGCGCGGATGTGATCGCCCGGCTGAGAGCACAGGCGGGGGTGCGGGCATGACCGGCGTCAGCACCCGGCTGGTGCGGCTGCTCAACATGGTGCCGTACTTCCAGGCCAACCCGCGGATCACCTACAACGAAGCCGCGGCCGACCTCGGGGTCAGCGTCAAACAGCTGCGCGACGACCTGACCCAGCTCTGGATGTGTGGGCTGCCCGGGTACGGACCGGGAGACCTGATCGACTTCGATTTCTCCGGCGACACCATCGAGGTCACGTTCACCGCCGGCATCGACCACCCGTTGCGGTTGACGTCCCCGGAGGCCACCGGCGTGCTGGTCGCGTTGCGGGCGCTGCTCGACGTGCCGGGCATGGTCGACCCCGAAGCCGCGCGCAGCGCGATCGCCAAGATCGAATCCGCCGCCGGGCACGCGGGCCACCACAGCGAGGGCACCGCCGTGGACGAGCCGGCGCCGATCGAGAGTGAGGCCGCCGCGGCGGTCCGCACCGCCGTGCGCTCCGGGCGGGCCCTGGCCATCGAGTACTACTCCGCCTCCCACGACGTGCTGTCCAGCCGGGTCGTCGACCCGATCCGCGTGGTGCTCGTCGCCGACCACAGCTACCTCGAGGCGTGGTGTCGCACCGCCGAGGGCGTACGGCTGTTCCGCTTCGACCGGATCGTCGACGCGCGGGTGCTCGACGAGCCGGCGATGCCCCCACCGCCTGCGGTGCAGGCCGCGCCGGACACCTCGCTGTTCGACCCGGACTCCGCGGATCCGTCACTGCCGACCGCCACGCTGCGGGTCAGCCGGTCGGCGTCGTGGATGTTCGACTACTACCCGCTGCGGGTGCTGGCCGAGCATCCCGACGGCTCCTGCGACGCGGCCATGACCTACGCCTCCGACGACTGGATGGCGAGGTTCGTCCTCGGGTTCGGGTCCGCCGTGGAGGTGCTCGCCCCGGAGGGGCTCGCCGAGCGGGTCCGGTCGGCGGCGGTCGCCGCATTGGCGGCCTACGAGGCCAGCGCGGCGACCAGAACCGAGTAGACTCGGCTCCGACGTCTGGAGGTAACGAAATTGGGTGGTCTCTCACCGTGGCACTGGGCCATCGTCATTGCCGTGTTCGTGCTGCTCTTCGGTGCCAAAAAGCTCCCCGACGCGGCGCGCTCCCTGGGTAAGTCGATGCGCATCTTCAAGTCCGAGATCAAGGAAATGCAGGCCGAGTCCAAGCCGGACACCCCGACTCAGATCACCTCCGAGCGCGTGTCCGACGGACCCGACCGTGGTGCGGCACCGGCGGAGTCCGAGACCTCACCGGACCAGCGCTCAGCCTGAACGGGTCGTCTCGCGCCGCGGTGCCAGCCCCGCGGTGGTGATCACGCGCCTGTGACCAGCACCTAGGCAACTGCCGTGCAGATCCCCGGAGTCCTCAAGAAACTCGACCCGCGCCGCCGCCGATCGCGGGTCAACCCAGACGGCACCATGTCGCTGGTCGACCATCTCACCGAGTTGCGCACGCGGCTTCTCATCTCGGTGCTCGCCGTCCTTATCACCACGGTCCTCGGCTTCCTGTGGTACGGCCACGGTTTCCTCGGGTTGCCCAGCCTCGGTGACTGGCTGCGAGGTCCCTACTGTGCGCTCCCGGACTCGTCGCGCGCGTCCATCACCCCCGACGGCGGATGCCGGCTGCTGGCGACCGCGCCGTTCGACCAGTTCATGCTGCGACTCAAGGTCGGTC harbors:
- the pafA gene encoding Pup--protein ligase is translated as MQRRIMGIETEFGVTCTFHGHRRLSPDEVARYLFRRVVSWGRSSNVFLRNGARLYLDVGSHPEYATAECDNLAQLVTHDRAGERVLEDLLIDAEQRLADEGIGGDIYLFKNNTDSAGNSYGCHENYLIVRAGEFSRISDVLLPFLVTRQLICGAGKVLQTPKAATFCLSQRAEHIWEGVSSATTRSRPIINTRDEPHADAEKYRRLHVIVGDSNMSESTTMLKVGSASLVLEMIEAGVAFRDFSLDNPIRAIREVSHDLTGRRPVRLAGGRQASALDIQREYYTRAVEYLQTREPDPQITQVVDLWGRQLDAVESQDFAKVDTEIDWVIKRKLFQRYQDRYNMELSDPKISQLDLAYHDIKRGRGVFDLLQRKGLAARITTDEEIEAAVNTPPQTTRAKLRGEFISAAQEAGRDFTVDWVHLKLNDQAQRTVLCKDPFRSVDERVKRLIASM
- a CDS encoding helix-turn-helix transcriptional regulator produces the protein MAVSKVERLMNLVIALLSTNTFITAERIRETVFGYSENASDEAFSRMFERDKNELRDLGIPLETGRVSPSDPTEGYRINREAYALPAVRLTADEAAAVAVATQLWESPELITATQGALLKLRAAGIDIDAVDELGVTITSTAALPGLRGSEDVLGMLLSAIDSGHAVQFPHRPSRSEPYVTRTVEPWGVVTDRGRWYLVGHDRDRDAVRTFRLSRIGADVALIGEPGAVRKPAEVDLREIVARVVGEWPDAGQARVWVAADRALALRRHAIATSPRTLGGRAGDELTVEVGMFDRLAREVASYGADAIVLEPEALRADVIARLRAQAGVRA
- a CDS encoding helix-turn-helix transcriptional regulator, whose protein sequence is MTGVSTRLVRLLNMVPYFQANPRITYNEAAADLGVSVKQLRDDLTQLWMCGLPGYGPGDLIDFDFSGDTIEVTFTAGIDHPLRLTSPEATGVLVALRALLDVPGMVDPEAARSAIAKIESAAGHAGHHSEGTAVDEPAPIESEAAAAVRTAVRSGRALAIEYYSASHDVLSSRVVDPIRVVLVADHSYLEAWCRTAEGVRLFRFDRIVDARVLDEPAMPPPPAVQAAPDTSLFDPDSADPSLPTATLRVSRSASWMFDYYPLRVLAEHPDGSCDAAMTYASDDWMARFVLGFGSAVEVLAPEGLAERVRSAAVAALAAYEASAATRTE
- the tatA gene encoding Sec-independent protein translocase subunit TatA, which translates into the protein MGGLSPWHWAIVIAVFVLLFGAKKLPDAARSLGKSMRIFKSEIKEMQAESKPDTPTQITSERVSDGPDRGAAPAESETSPDQRSA